CGCGTTTGGCTTTAACGTGAATTACCTCATTCTCGATTCATCGAATACAGTTTTATACAGTGATTTGACGGATTCGTATCCGATTAACTCCGAAATGTCATTATCAGGCTCGCAAAGCCAGGTAATTAACGATAAAGGAAAAAAACTGTTTGTACAGCGCGGCGAAGGGAACTGGTCTATCGTTGCGGTCGTGAATAAGAGGGATTTGTCTGACGAGATTATTTCCTGGTCCATCCGCTATGGGGCCATTGCAGTCGGCTCATTGATCATTTCCCTGCTGCTTGCCTGGATGACCTGGAGGTTTATTAACCAGAAGCTGAGTCTGCTTAAGGAAGAGATTAAACAGACGACGGATCTTCAGTTCGACCGTCCTTATGTCCCGATGAATATTATCGAATTTGACGAAGTCGTGGACAGGTTCTATCTGATGAGGACGCGGATCCGGGATCTTATCGTCGAGGTTGAAGAGAAGGAGAAGAATAAACGGAAGCTGGAAGTACAGAAGCTGAAGTATCAAATCAATCCGCATTTCATTCATAACACGCTGAACACCATACAATGGATCGCAAGAATGCATAAGCAGGAGGAAATCGTCAATCTGGTCTCTATATTCTCCAGGATTTTGCACTATAACCTGGGGAAAGAAGGGGAGATCGTCCATCTGCGAGAGGAAATATCCGCTCTGAAGGATTACGTAGCGTTGCAGAAGATTCGTTACAATCACCACTTCCATGTGCTCTTCGAGATTGAACCGGATACGGAGGAGCTGCCGATTATACGGTTCCTGATTCAGCCCTTGGTTGAAAATGCGATGTATCATGCTTTTACCGATGATAACGGGCAAATAACGGTGCGCGTGTTCAAAGAAAACGAAGCGTACTTCATTATCGAAGTAGAAGATAACGGGCAGGGAATGGATACCGAAACGATCCAGAGGCTGCTCTACTCGGATAACGAGAAGCGGAAGAGCGGGATGGGAATCGGCCTGAAATTCGTCAATCATATGATTCGGGAATATTTCGGCGAGGAGCATCGGTTCGAAATATCCAGTGAGCTTGGCAAAGGGACAATGATAAGAATCCGTCTTCCCATTCTGGACAAGGAGGCTGTGCAATGAAGACATTAATCGTAGACGATGAGCATTTTGTGAGAAAAGGACTTATCCTGACGGTCCCATGGAAGGAATACGGCTTTGACATTGTTGGAGAAGCGGAGAATGGGCAAAAAGCGTTGGAACAGCTGTCCGCACAGCCCATTGATGTACTTATTACGGATTTGACCATGCCCAAAATGTCGGGCTTTGAACTAATGAAGGAAGTTCAACAGCAGTATCCCCATATCTGGATTGTCGTGCTTACCTGCCATCAGGATTTCGGGTATGTGGTGGATGCCATGCATGCCGGAGCCATCGATTATCTGGTCAAGACGCAAATTGAAGAAGGCAAGATGGAGGAAGCGCTCGCCAGAATCGAGAAGCGGATCAGCGATGGAACGAGGCACCGTCAGCAGGCGGTTGTTCAGAAGGCTTCATGCCCCGAGCTTATACTTGTGCCGTCGGGAGCAAACGGAAAGCCTGACGTTATTCCTTGGCCGGCCTCCCCTACGATTATTCCGATTGAACAAGGCTGTTTCCGTATATCGGACTATGGTTTTTACGACGTGAAGCCGCTTCATAAGTTTTGGGAGGAAGAACAATTGTACGAAAGCTGGATTCCCGTTGTTTGCGAATCGGCTCCGGAGAAGGATTTTATGACTACCAAGGAGTGGGTTGCGCAGGTGAAGGAAAGCATCTTCTACCGTTTTCGTAGAGATCTTCCTTCCCCCGTGCGATTCCAATCCGCTGTTAACCGGTCTGCGAAAGGGACCGAGCAGCTTGAGAAGATTGACCGGTTGTTTCATTCCTTGCACTGGATATTCGATACGGGCTTGTTTCAAACCTGGATACAGCTCGTTGAAGAAACAGAACCAAATTCAACGTATGTTGGCGATAAAGTGGGCAAGTTCCTGAAAGCGTTGTCGGCTATTAACGGCGCTCCTGCGGGGCTTGACGAGCATAAATCAATGATGGAGCAGCGGAACTGGCATGAGCTGCTGCAAAGCCTGATGGAGCTCCGGCTTTACCTGCAGCAGCGCAATTTCCCGGAAGAGACGGCGATCGGCATCTATAAAGCCATTCTGCTCATCCATGACGAATTGTCGGAGAACTTGAATCAGGAAAATGTCGCGCAAAGAGTAGCCTTAAGCCGAAGCTATTTCGGTCAATGCTTCCGTCCGATTGCAGGCATGTCGTTCCACGAGCTGTTAACGGAAATGCGAATCCGCAAAGCGGAAGAGCTTCTTGTCGCAACCAATGATTACATTTATTCCGTCGCCGAGCAGTCCGGCTTTCAGGACGAGAAATATTTCAGCAAGGTATTCAAGCAGCATCGGCATTTGCTGCCAAAGGAATACCGGGAGAAGTACCGCAAATGAACGGATAGACAAATGAGTGAACGAAGTAGGAAAAATGAACGAAGAGTTTACGGGCAAGCTTGTTTTTACAATAAAACTGCAATCTGTTATCTACCGGACCCCGACCATAACTACGAGTAGAATTTCGGGCTTGCTTGATAAAATAGGAGAGCAAGAACGAAAGGACAGCATCGAAAGGGGCAAGACGAAAGTGAAACGCAGCAAGAAAATACTCTCAGTGGTCGTTGCATGCAGCATGATGATGGCTATAGCGGCATGTTCGAGCTCAGACAAGAACAATTCGAGTGAGGCCGGGAACACGAACAACCCGGTCGTTGATGAGAACGCGGATCCGATGGCTCCTTATAAGGAGACGGTAAATTACACCGTTGTCCGCAGCGTCAATCAGGACCCTAAATTTCCGGCGGGCGAAAGCTATGAGAAGAACAGCTTCCAGGATTATGCGGAGAAGACGCTTAACGTGAAAGGAAAGCTGCTTTGGACGGCGCCATCCGACGGCGATCAATATCCGAAGAAATTGTCTCTTGATATCGCGAGCAATCGCATTCCCGACATCTTTGCCATTGAAGGCCAGAATATCGTCAGCATGCTGAACACGCTGGTAGAGGGGGATATGATCGAGGACTTAACGCCTTATTACGAGAAATATGCTTCGCAAACCGTTAAGGATCGTTACGCTCAGAATCCGTATGCTTTCAATACCGTGAATTTCGGCGGCAAAATGATGGCCATTCCATACGGAATTGAAAAGGAACAGCCCATGCTTGTCTGGGTGAGGGAAGACTGGCGCAAAAAACTGAATTTGCCCGAACCAAAGACGATTGACGATATCCGGACCATCTCAAAAGCTTTCGCAACCCAAGATCCGGACGGCAACGGCAAACAAGATACGTTAGGCCTTGTTGCGCAAAGCAGCAGCATGTACAGTTCGGCATTTGATCTTCATACGCTCGATTCTATTTATTGGGCAATGAACGCCTTCCCTGCAACTTGGATTCAAGGCGAAGACGGCAAGGTCAAATACGGCGGCATTCAACCGGAAGCCAAAGCCGCGTTGTCCGTCCTGCGGGATATGTACAAGGAAGGCTCGCTGGATAAAGAATACGGTCTGAAGGATGGCGGAAAAACAACGGAGGATGTAAGCTCCGGCCGTGCAGGAATGGTGTTCGAAGCTTGGTACGCTCCTTATTATCCGCTGGGCAATACACTGCAGAACAATCCAAGCGCGGATTGGAAGGCGTATCCGCTGTTGAGCGCCGATGGCAAGCTGAATGTGGGAGCAAACCCTAGTCCGGCTGGTTATCTGGTCGTGAAGAAAGGCTTCAAGCATCCGGAATTGCTAATGAAGCTGATTAATCTCTCTACGGAATTCAAGGACAAGACGATTCCGGAGCTTCAGGATGCATACGAGAAGTATGAGCAGGCGGGAACGGTATCCGTAGCCCAGCATCCGCAATACGTGGACCTGGCGGTCATTGAACCTGCCATGATCTACAACCAGCAGAAGAAATACAATGACATACTGGCCGGAAAAGCGGACAAATCGATCCTGCTCCCGACCGAAATCTCCAGCTTTGAACAGATTGAAGCGGAGATGAAAAATCCGCTGGAAAATGTCCTGAAAAGCAGTCCGACGAAGGAAGCTTTGAACACGGCTATTGCCAACCGGATCGGATTCCTGGCTTATAACAATGCCATGAAAGCCGTGACGGATAATGAGAGCAATATTGTGGTCACGCCAAATGCTTTTGCCGGCCAGACGGCTACCATGGTCAAATCCTGGGCGGATCTGCAATCGCTACAGAAGCAGGCTTATCTCAAGATCATTATCGGATCGCAGCCAATCGATTCCTTTGATTCCTTTGTGAAGCAGTGGAACGAGCAGGGCGGCGACCAAATTACGCAAGAAGTACAAGCTGAGCTGGACAAACGCAAATAAGACGAACGGAATGGGCGCTGGCGGCAGTTAGCGCCCATTTCTAAAAATGACAGGGAAATGAGGGGGACCCATGCAATTATCCAAAAACAGCTATCACTATTTGCTCATGCTGATTCCCGGTCTGGCTTTGCTCGCTTTATTCAGCATTGCGCCGATGTTCGGCATAATTATGGCGTTTCAACATTTTAATCCGGGTAAAGGGATGTGGCATTCTCCTTTAGTCGGGTTTGAGAACTTCAGCTATATGTTCCATAACCAGGCAAGCTGGCAAGCGATTCGCAACACCTTGATTATATCCATTTCCAAGATGGTAACGGGCCTTATCGTTCCTGTCGTTTTCGCTCTCTTCCTGAACGAAGTGAGACAAATGTTCTTCAAGCGAGTGGTTCAGACGATCGTTTATCTTCCGCATTTTTTATCCTGGGTTATTATCGCGGGGATCATTAAAGATATTTTGGGTTCCAACGGATTAATTAATGTGATTCTCGGTCATCTTGGCGTGCACGATCCCATTCTGTTCCTTGGCAGCAATACATGGTTCCGTCCGATTCTCGTCGTGACCGACGTATGGAAAGAGTTCGGCTTCTCGGCGATCGTCTATCTGGCTGCGTTAACGAATATTAATCCGTCTCTCTACGAAGCCGCGGATATCGATGGGGCTACCCGCATGCAGAAAATCAGGTATATCAGTCTTCCGGGCATTACGACAACCGTCATTCTGCTCGCGACATTAAGCCTTCAAGGCGTTCTGAATGCCGGATTTGACCAAGTATTCAACTTGTATAACCCGGTTGTAGAGCCTACAGGCGATATCATCGATACTTACGTCTACCGCATCGGCTTTGAACAGGTCAATTACGAATTAGGTACTGCGGTAGGTTTATTTAAGTCGGTCATCAGCTTGCTCTTAATTGCTACGGCATACAAACTGGCATCGAAATTTGCGGGCTATCGCATCTTTTAGAGGGAGGGACAACCAATGATCGCCTCAATTCGGAAGAAGAAATCGGCCTTTGATTATATGGTCTATTTGCTCATGATCGTCATCATGCTGTTATCCATAGCGCCGATGCTTCATACGTTATCGGTATCGCTTAGCGCCCAGGCAAAAGCGGAAGCGGGACTCGTATCCATCTTTCCAAGAGATATCACGTTTCAATCCTATGTGAGCATCTTCAAGGATGCCGCATTCTTCAAGGCAGCCTGGGTATCCATTGAACGGGTTGTCTATACAACGGCCGGGAGTTTCCTCGTAACGCTGCTGCTCGCTTTTCCGTTATCGCGGGATCCGAGACAGTTTCCGTTGCGTACCCCATTCATGTGGCTTCTTATTTTCTGCATGTTGTTCAGCGGAGGTCTCGTTCCGTTCTATATGATCGTGAATGATCTGGGATTGTTCGACAAGATGGCCGCGCTCGTATTGCCGGGGATCGTTAACGTCTACAATACCATTCTTGTCATCAACTTCTTCAGGAGCATCCCTAAAGAACTGGAAGAATCAGCCGGTATTGACGGGGCGAACCCTTGGCAAATGCTATTCCGGATTTTTCTGCCCTTATCGATGCCGGTGCTTGCAACCGTTTCCTTGTTTACCATCGTGGGGACTTGGAATGAATATTTGAACGGTTTGCTCTTCATCCGCGATCCCGGAATGATGCCGCTGCAAACGTACCTGCAGTCGATCTTCATTCAGATTGACCCGTCCCGCATGACGAGCCAGGAAATTATCGAAGCAAGCCTTGTATCCAACAAGACGCTGAACGCGGCAAAAATCATTTTGTCTCTCGTTCCGATTATTGCGATTTATCCGTTCCTGCAGCGCTATTTCATTCACGGCATTATGATGGGTTCCGTTAAAGAGTAGATGAACGATAAAGGAGAGTTTAGGGTGGATCAAAAATTAAGAATAGGCATTATTGGAGCCGGTACAATCGGCAAAGTACATGCATCTTACTTCCAGCAGCAGCTAGATACCGAGGTT
This region of Paenibacillus sp. JDR-2 genomic DNA includes:
- a CDS encoding ABC transporter permease; amino-acid sequence: MQLSKNSYHYLLMLIPGLALLALFSIAPMFGIIMAFQHFNPGKGMWHSPLVGFENFSYMFHNQASWQAIRNTLIISISKMVTGLIVPVVFALFLNEVRQMFFKRVVQTIVYLPHFLSWVIIAGIIKDILGSNGLINVILGHLGVHDPILFLGSNTWFRPILVVTDVWKEFGFSAIVYLAALTNINPSLYEAADIDGATRMQKIRYISLPGITTTVILLATLSLQGVLNAGFDQVFNLYNPVVEPTGDIIDTYVYRIGFEQVNYELGTAVGLFKSVISLLLIATAYKLASKFAGYRIF
- a CDS encoding carbohydrate ABC transporter permease gives rise to the protein MIASIRKKKSAFDYMVYLLMIVIMLLSIAPMLHTLSVSLSAQAKAEAGLVSIFPRDITFQSYVSIFKDAAFFKAAWVSIERVVYTTAGSFLVTLLLAFPLSRDPRQFPLRTPFMWLLIFCMLFSGGLVPFYMIVNDLGLFDKMAALVLPGIVNVYNTILVINFFRSIPKELEESAGIDGANPWQMLFRIFLPLSMPVLATVSLFTIVGTWNEYLNGLLFIRDPGMMPLQTYLQSIFIQIDPSRMTSQEIIEASLVSNKTLNAAKIILSLVPIIAIYPFLQRYFIHGIMMGSVKE
- a CDS encoding cache domain-containing sensor histidine kinase, which encodes MVKGLARIVRTNTLMFKLGSVMTLNLLIPILLIGSISYYSIYSILQNNIEKGVQSRMKEIEHSMQSSLDNLGYASRQLTLDGDIGKRLEQYMNPTIPNNLKSEIQSDIESRLTLISYANQGLGPMYYFIPEQQMNLFQTMLLKKNIDPMEYPTLFTDPLTLYQGPHPSIYLYSDNIVFSIVQEMTGNKNLPKTYVYIETNFKVFQDLFPKDAFGFNVNYLILDSSNTVLYSDLTDSYPINSEMSLSGSQSQVINDKGKKLFVQRGEGNWSIVAVVNKRDLSDEIISWSIRYGAIAVGSLIISLLLAWMTWRFINQKLSLLKEEIKQTTDLQFDRPYVPMNIIEFDEVVDRFYLMRTRIRDLIVEVEEKEKNKRKLEVQKLKYQINPHFIHNTLNTIQWIARMHKQEEIVNLVSIFSRILHYNLGKEGEIVHLREEISALKDYVALQKIRYNHHFHVLFEIEPDTEELPIIRFLIQPLVENAMYHAFTDDNGQITVRVFKENEAYFIIEVEDNGQGMDTETIQRLLYSDNEKRKSGMGIGLKFVNHMIREYFGEEHRFEISSELGKGTMIRIRLPILDKEAVQ
- a CDS encoding response regulator transcription factor, which gives rise to MKTLIVDDEHFVRKGLILTVPWKEYGFDIVGEAENGQKALEQLSAQPIDVLITDLTMPKMSGFELMKEVQQQYPHIWIVVLTCHQDFGYVVDAMHAGAIDYLVKTQIEEGKMEEALARIEKRISDGTRHRQQAVVQKASCPELILVPSGANGKPDVIPWPASPTIIPIEQGCFRISDYGFYDVKPLHKFWEEEQLYESWIPVVCESAPEKDFMTTKEWVAQVKESIFYRFRRDLPSPVRFQSAVNRSAKGTEQLEKIDRLFHSLHWIFDTGLFQTWIQLVEETEPNSTYVGDKVGKFLKALSAINGAPAGLDEHKSMMEQRNWHELLQSLMELRLYLQQRNFPEETAIGIYKAILLIHDELSENLNQENVAQRVALSRSYFGQCFRPIAGMSFHELLTEMRIRKAEELLVATNDYIYSVAEQSGFQDEKYFSKVFKQHRHLLPKEYREKYRK